The following nucleotide sequence is from Macrobrachium nipponense isolate FS-2020 chromosome 21, ASM1510439v2, whole genome shotgun sequence.
TGATTGTATCAGCAAAGAGAAGCTCAAAGATCTTTCCTATCCCTCCAAGGCTGTTACCTTTGGTGTCTCCAAATTAAGGAAATGATACAGCTCTGGTCTCTATAGTGGTACTTGTCATGCTCTGGTCATCATATTGGCTTCGGTAATGAGAGCAGTGACTATGAAAGATAGATGGTTCTAATTGTGACTGGTCCTCCAGCATTGGGCTAACTCACTGCAATGGTAGCTCTAGTTGTAGCATATCTATTATGAGCAATGAAGTGGCACTTGCCTCAGTAATACATGTtataaaggttttattttatttgaatctGACTACAGTTTACACATTTCGATGTTCCATGCCATTATCTGGTCTGCTGAAGTACAAAATAGGATATTGTCATTTAATCAGGATTTTATACCGGATGTTTATGTAAATAACTTACATTGAAATGATTGTTACAAAAGGCTTTGAGCCTTTGCTTGTTACTATATGTACATGGTTTATAATCCCATAGAAACAATTAGATTTTTCATGGTAGGTTTTGaccttcaaatttaattttggaataTCTTTTCGTGTTCCTTGTTTTGACAGGATTTGggaaattttatgtataaaacttGAATGCAAAAGACCTTTTTAagcatgattttttgtttttgagggatgatttccttatttcatttgcttttttcaaGTACAATGCAAAAACGATTGCAATTATCTTGACAATTTATAGCTTCCATGTTACTCTTGAATTTGTAAATGAGATTAAATTATTCTCTTATTCTTATATCTGATGAAAAACATTCCCAGTACtgaatattaagaaataaaaaagcttTGTACCTAAGATTTGTGGGTATCACAGAAACGCTATTCAGTTTCTTATTGAATTCAGAGAAAATTTATTAAGAAGCACTAActacaattaaaatatttttttgtttcctttctccTTTGCTTCCAAATCTTTGTGGGTTTGAACAATACATTGGAAAATAATACTAAAGACAATGAACAGAAAAGAAGGGTAAAGAAGGGGAGAAAAATTAGTCACACTGTGAGTAATTTTGGCACCTTGAAAGCTGAGGCAGTGACCAAATGCATGTAGTAAATTGAAAGTATGGTGAATAATGTGCTGCACACTGTTTGATGCATTATTAGTAATAACATGGTAAATGTTTCAATATCAGTCTCCAACAAACATGATAAtgattctataaaataaaataataaactatgTACTACGCAACAAAAGGACGTTTTAACGCAAcaaaacaatatgaaatattgtTCTGTCACTCTGTTTACCGGTTATGTTCATTACAGAGCTAAGCATACCAAAAGGAAATGTAGCCTGAACATTCTCAGAAAGGCctaattaacaacattaagttaGCCTGACATGTCACATCTTCATCTCTTTAACCACACtacgcaaatataaaaaaacaaaagtctaaACTACTGCTACTACCAAGATGAAAGCCCAAATAAATTACATGAGCTAATTGAAGTCTACTGATCCTTGGAATCCCCACCCTTTGATGTTGATAAGGAAGAAGATGGAACTCAGTTCATAAGATGCCTAATTCTGAAATAACAAATACGTATATACTGGGATCAGAGTAAGGATAAAACAATATCTCTTCTGAGTGCTGCAAAGACTAATATACGCATCTACCATTAATATTTTTAGTAATGTCAGACATACATCTTCATCAACTATTGTTAGCTCTTTCATGGTCAGACTCACTATCAcagtcatcatcatcctcatcatcgtcAACATCATCAAATTCATCTTCTGATGATCCGCAGATATCTAAGTCATCAAAGTCATCGAAAATATCTTCTTCCATCTTCTTCTGGAGCTCTTCTAATTTTTCACGGGCATTTCTGAAATATTCTTCCAGGGATACCGGAACTTCTTCGTTCTCATCTTCCTTCTGATCAGCACTCTCAAGGCTGtctccttcttttccttcttctgagGACTCGGTCATAGTaggtttcttctttttctttttaccactCAATTTATCCATATACCTgggaattgaaaaaagaaaaatacacatcACAAATACAAAAGCTTAAAACATTACTCAGGAGCATGTGAAAAGTTATGCTCATGTGCCCTGTAGTACTCATAAATAGTCCAATAAACACAGCTTTCCCTTAAAGACACAATAGCAGTTTATTAAGCAAAATGTCTCAAATGAAACAGTCATCAGGTTACCTGTCTCTCAAATGAAACAGTCATCAGGTTACCTGTAATACTGGTTCATTATGTTTTACAGTAAACACTTTGGATTCTCTCTCATACTCTACCTAAAGTTTAACGTAAAGTGTTATTATGGCTTTTGTGTTCTGTACTGGTTATGAGGAAATAATCTCAATGTAACTATACTGTAACTTTTGACAGtgcatatttaattaaaaaaaaaaaacattaaatccaAGAATaaacagtactctctctctctctctctctctctctctctctcctctctctctctctatctctcgctctctctctctcttctcttcctcatcgtcgtctctctctcatctctcttttctctctctctctctttttcttttcttcttccagtaTGCTAAACTAAGAAATAACATTCACACTAATCAAATTCTGTAGTATAGTGGTATGTAAAATAAGTACGTACAAGGAGAAACTCTCTACTGTTATGTCTTTTGGACTCTTTTATTTGCCTTAAGAAATCatttaaactaaaaatatatattaaagtctCAAAACCTCATCAAGATCTATCATGTTATATGCagtacagtataatataaaactTTTCGCATGAAAAAATTTCAGCATCTCGATGCTGATCTTGTCATTCTTTGCACTAAGAACGTTCCTGAGTTTGGAGATAGGTAGTGAACAAATATAAACCTAaagaataaaatggaacatctcaaCAGGTGCTGATATCAGGGATACAGCAATACTTCTACACTTGAAAATCCAGGTGAGCTAATACAATTAAAAAGGTGATgaggaaatttacaaaaataaaattgcttAAGCATACTATGAAAATGCAGTATAGTACAGTATTTAAGAAGGTGCTGGACAAAAGGCTGAGAAAAGTTGTTAAAACTAACAATTACCAGTTAGATTCTTGCCTGAAAATCAACAGCCTATATATGAAGCAACTAAAGGAAAAtacatgaagagaaagagattatacagtcatgaataacttgatcacgaaatatataaaatgtgctgctatgtataaataaaggtaatgacatgaaggaaaatgaaaagcgagttcattttcctttgtggtaTTACCTTTATTAAACAGCCATATACAAGACCCAAAGTGAAGAGAATGATAAGCATGTCTGATGCAACCACAACTGAGTGAACAATGACATTTAAAATAAGGGATAATATAGTCCtgtctaataataattaattttgctCCAAGACTCATATAATCTGCCAAGTGAGCAACAAGATGTCAGTAAAATTATGGTAGTGTTTTCCTTCATATAAACAGAGACTACAGTACATGTCCAGTAAACTTCAAAATCTAGTGTTTCACATGTTAAAAGTCAAATTTTAGtcaaatatgtatacaaacatcATATGAATGATTATCAGGTTATGACACGACATAGAAAAATTCAAATACTAATTAATCATCCCAGAAAATCTTTAAAAGAAATGACATTTCAATAACTAATAATGCAAATGAGTGAGATTAATTTAATGACAATAGTCTTCAAACCAATAAACTTATGGAAAGTATCCTATAATGTTAATTAGAACAAAAGTACTTTTTATGTTCCTCTATAAAGGTAGTGCACAGAAGacagaaaatgaagagaaatgaagaTACAACATGTCAGGCCGTactagtatattctacatttcagAGTTACTAACCTATAATAAGCACGACGTTTTCGTTCTGAAAGTGCCTTTACTTCTGCCTCAAGCTGAGCCATGGTTTGTAATTtctcctgtaaaaaaaaataataataattcctaatcttgattattatgaTGCACTTGAAATGACACAAAAGCATTATTCTTGGTAACCAACAACTATAATTAACTTTAAACCAGAacacaggaaaattaaatatctttttgTTGTAATCCTTAATTTGATTTAATCTTTATTCTTCCTCTTGCTTGAAATGATAGCTACCATAAGTATTGTACACCAGATGCTATGAATTGGGCAACTTTCTTCTCCAATATATGTCAAGACCTTtggttatattaataaatttttttaatgactaTTCAAGGGTAAATTTCCCTCAATTTTTGCCATGTTTTGGTGCACTTTCAAGTATCCTGCTCTTTAATACCTCCACATTGCATATTCTATGGTTTCTTCAGCACCTCTCCTCTGATCTTGATCATTGCAATTAAACAGTATTAAATTGTGATATTTGTATCAAGTTCTGGTTACAGTAGATGGAAGCCAATAAGTTGAGATGCTGCTGTGTTAGTAGGAAATACTAACTACATTAGGTGCAAAGAGGGAAGGCATGTTAGATGTGCAAATGGCAAGAGGAGCACTGCTCACTGGAACTATTCATTCACTTTTATCagattaaaaaaatttcactcaCCTTGTCTGATGGAGATTTATGAGCaacaatttcttcctttttcccacACTTACAGCAGATCTCCAAAGCTTTGGCACAGTCAAGGCATATAATATGATAGGAATCCTGGAACACAGTAACTTGCTTGTACTTTGTTCATACGTGGAACAAAGctttgcttaacagtaacttgcTTGTACTTTGTTCATACGTGGAACAAACCTTtgcttaacaataagataatcttctagggccaagctggaaaccggttaaaaacactcaaagattgtaaaaacatggaatctgtggcatctggcaacaaCATGCGTATATGAGGTAGAtgttggtcactgaccaggcCTCGAACCTCATGATGCACCAGTCTTTCTTCAGCCACCTAGGAGAGTTGTGTATCACTTTGGGAGAATGAGGGAGATGGCTGGTCTCCTTtcactttttccctttcttcttcctgACAGGCAGGTTGAAGAATTTGACACATAAtaagctggaactggtctgatacaggggAGTGTGGCAGCCATACTGGTTgcagttatttgtttctttgtatacaataaacaaatctgcttctcagtagcacttACTCCTCTGTCtaacaaggggagagaggagtGGTAACAAATCCCTGTGGCCTgtgtggtttgttgcttgaacagacagaattttttttaccttccacTAATGCAACGAATCTAGACATCTCTCATTGTATTTCATCCCAGAAGGTTGAGTATTT
It contains:
- the LOC135198108 gene encoding uncharacterized protein C9orf85 homolog isoform X3, with amino-acid sequence MADPTLELPTIEAVKRLNMSSQRGNLNRSRGQKHQNATVFKNNKYDKSKRTKQINDLEVAEVCKRCQDVIAWKIKYKKYKLLSQPKTCTKCHLKKIKEKLQTMAQLEAEVKALSERKRRAYYRYMDKLSGKKKKKKPTMTESSEEGKEGDSLESADQKEDENEEVPVSLEEYFRNAREKLEELQKKMEEDIFDDFDDLDICGSSEDEFDDVDDDEDDDDCDSESDHERANNS
- the LOC135198108 gene encoding uncharacterized protein C9orf85 homolog isoform X1, translated to MADPTLELPTIEAVKRLNMSSQRGNLNRSRGQKHQNATVFKNNKYDKSKRTKQINDLEVAEVCKRCQDVIAWKIKYKKYKLLSQPKTCTKCHLKKIKDSYHIICLDCAKALEICCKCGKKEEIVAHKSPSDKEKLQTMAQLEAEVKALSERKRRAYYRYMDKLSGKKKKKKPTMTESSEEGKEGDSLESADQKEDENEEVPVSLEEYFRNAREKLEELQKKMEEDIFDDFDDLDICGSSEDEFDDVDDDEDDDDCDSESDHERANNS
- the LOC135198108 gene encoding uncharacterized protein C9orf85 homolog isoform X2; amino-acid sequence: MSSQRGNLNRSRGQKHQNATVFKNNKYDKSKRTKQINDLEVAEVCKRCQDVIAWKIKYKKYKLLSQPKTCTKCHLKKIKDSYHIICLDCAKALEICCKCGKKEEIVAHKSPSDKEKLQTMAQLEAEVKALSERKRRAYYRYMDKLSGKKKKKKPTMTESSEEGKEGDSLESADQKEDENEEVPVSLEEYFRNAREKLEELQKKMEEDIFDDFDDLDICGSSEDEFDDVDDDEDDDDCDSESDHERANNS